ACGACGGCAAAACGGGCGGGTTCGTCAAAGAAATTTCCGTCGAAAAAGCCTTCGTTCAACGGTTTGCGCCCGGCAGGAACCACCAGCTCGTCATAACCTGTGAGCGTCTCGCCGTCCGGGCCGATGATGCGATAGCCAATCCGGTCGTCCGGCGCCAGCGCCAGCAATTCGAATGCGGAGACCGGCAGTTCGATTTCCGGCCGTCCATCCAGCACCGTGATGGCCGAGGCAATGTCGGTGGCCGCGCCCAGAAGCAAGCGATCGTAGGCCGTGCGGGCAGCCTCCCGGCCATAGGCAAAGGCGGCGATGGAAACGATCACGCCGCCGAAGATCAACAGAAAGGCAATGCCGAGGGCCACACGGGCGGTCAGAGACAACGTGGACAGCCGGCGCAGCAGGTCAGTCATCGGCGTCCAGCTTGTAGCCAAGCCCTCTCTGGGTCTCGATCCGGACCGAGCACCCCGACAGTTTCTTGCGCAGCCGGGCAATATAGAGCTCGAGCGCATTCATGCTGACATCCGTGTCCTGAAAACTGAATACGCCTTCAAACAGGCGCTCCTTGCTGACGGTCTTGCCGCGATTGTGGATCAGGATCTCCAGCAGCGAGAACTCGCGCCGGGTCAGGCTGATCGGGCTGTCATCCCGCCGCACCAGCCGCGCAGAAGCATTGAAGGTGAGATTGCCGATCCGGAATTCTTCCGCCTTGTCTGCCAGCTCACGCCGGTAGAGCGCCCGGATGCGCGCCTCCAGTTCGCGATAATCAAACGGTTTGACCAGGTAATCGTCCGCGCCCGAATCCAGCGACGACACCCGGTTGTCGACCGAAAACTCCGCCGTCAGCATCAGGACGGGTGTCCGGTCACCCCGGCTCCGCAACTCCTTCAGGAGTTCGGTGCCGAGCCCGTCGGGCAGATTGATATCCAGAACGATCACGTCATAGCGCTGGACCTCAACACAGTCCCGCGCCTCCTCCAGCGTCTTGGCCAGGTCACAGGCAACACCGGACCGTTCCAGCCGGATCATGATCGCCTCGGCCATGTCAAACGTGTCTTCAACCAGCAGCAAACGCACTGACTTTGTCCTCCCGGCACCAAGCATTGCATCGCCCATTTGCCACATGCAAGCGATCTGACAGGGTTTGACAGGTTGGTGACAGGGTTCGGCGTTACGCTGGGTTCACATCCGTTGGGAGGACCCGCGGCCAGCGGCACAACGGATACCAAGGGCTGACAAACAGCCCGGAGATTTTGGAGGAAAGACAAC
This genomic interval from Labrenzia sp. VG12 contains the following:
- a CDS encoding response regulator transcription factor, which produces MRLLLVEDTFDMAEAIMIRLERSGVACDLAKTLEEARDCVEVQRYDVIVLDINLPDGLGTELLKELRSRGDRTPVLMLTAEFSVDNRVSSLDSGADDYLVKPFDYRELEARIRALYRRELADKAEEFRIGNLTFNASARLVRRDDSPISLTRREFSLLEILIHNRGKTVSKERLFEGVFSFQDTDVSMNALELYIARLRKKLSGCSVRIETQRGLGYKLDADD